From one Sphingobacteriales bacterium genomic stretch:
- a CDS encoding N-acetylornithine carbamoyltransferase has product MKNFLSVNDVDDVEALAQKAIALKSSPFDFKKMGENKTMVLIFLNASLRTRLSTQKAAQNLGMNTIVLNLGQDSWNMEYEDGAVMNGDKAEHIREGAAVISQYADIIGIRAFPSLTDREKDYSEYILHKFLENVTVPIVNMESATVHPLQSLTDLMTIREFSNKPKPKVVLTWAPHVKALPQCVANSFAEWMNKAAVEFVITHPEGYELKETFSRNAPLLYNQEEAFKDADFIYAKNWSSYKDYGKIIGQQDDWMITQKKLKVTNNAFFMHCLPTRRNVEISDDILDSSGSIVIQQAANREYAAQAVLKELLHFLSISDRNR; this is encoded by the coding sequence ATGAAGAATTTTCTCTCTGTCAACGATGTGGATGATGTGGAAGCACTGGCACAGAAAGCCATTGCTCTAAAATCCAGCCCATTTGATTTTAAGAAGATGGGTGAAAATAAGACAATGGTACTTATCTTCCTGAACGCATCACTGAGAACAAGATTGAGCACTCAAAAAGCCGCACAAAATTTGGGTATGAACACCATCGTGCTGAACCTGGGCCAGGACAGCTGGAATATGGAATATGAAGATGGCGCTGTTATGAATGGAGATAAAGCGGAACATATCAGGGAAGGAGCTGCTGTCATTTCCCAATATGCCGATATTATAGGCATTCGTGCCTTTCCTTCTCTCACAGACAGAGAAAAAGATTATTCAGAATATATCCTGCATAAATTTCTGGAAAATGTGACTGTACCAATAGTGAATATGGAATCGGCAACGGTTCATCCGCTTCAGTCACTGACCGATCTGATGACCATCCGCGAATTTTCCAATAAACCCAAACCGAAGGTAGTGCTGACCTGGGCGCCGCATGTCAAAGCACTTCCCCAGTGTGTCGCTAATTCATTTGCTGAATGGATGAATAAAGCAGCTGTTGAATTTGTCATCACCCACCCGGAGGGATATGAACTAAAAGAAACATTTTCCCGGAATGCTCCTCTCCTCTATAATCAGGAAGAAGCCTTTAAAGATGCTGATTTCATTTATGCCAAAAACTGGAGTTCCTATAAAGATTATGGCAAAATAATCGGACAGCAAGATGACTGGATGATAACACAAAAGAAACTAAAAGTAACCAACAATGCTTTTTTCATGCATTGCCTTCCTACACGTAGAAATGTAGAAATTTCAGACGATATACTGGACTCATCCGGCTCCATTGTGATTCAGCAGGCAGCAAACCGTGAATATGCCGCTCAGGCTGTCTTAAAGGAATTGCTTCATTTTTTGTCAATATCCGACAGAAATCGTTGA